A region of Acidithiobacillus ferridurans DNA encodes the following proteins:
- the metK gene encoding methionine adenosyltransferase, with protein MSKSHLFTSESVSEGHPDKVADQISDAILDAILAQDPRGRVAAETLITTGLIVLAGEITTTAVVDYADVARQTVRRIGYNSSDMGFDWASCAVVQTLDKQSPDIAQGVDEGAGLDLDQGAGDQGLMFGFACDETDVLMPTPIYFAHRLTERQAMVRKDGRLPWLRPDAKSQVTVRYEDGRPVAIDTVVLSTQHGPDISHADLVEAVREEIIKPVLPPEMIHKDTKYLINPTGRFVIGGPVGDCGLTGRKIIVDTYGGQGSHGGGAFSGKDPSKVDRSSSYAGRYVAKNIVAAGLARRCEVQVAYAIGVSQPVSLMVDTFGTGVIDDDRIAALVQEHFDLRPKGIIQMLDLLRPIYTKTAAYGHFGREEPEFTWERTDKAAVLRDAAGLR; from the coding sequence ATGTCCAAAAGTCATCTTTTCACCTCTGAATCCGTTTCCGAAGGTCACCCCGATAAAGTCGCGGATCAGATTTCCGATGCCATCCTCGACGCGATTCTGGCTCAGGACCCCCGCGGTCGCGTGGCGGCCGAGACGCTGATTACCACGGGTCTGATCGTGCTCGCGGGTGAAATTACCACCACCGCGGTGGTGGACTATGCGGATGTGGCGCGCCAGACCGTGCGCCGGATCGGTTACAACTCCTCGGACATGGGTTTTGACTGGGCCTCCTGCGCGGTGGTGCAGACCTTGGACAAGCAATCCCCAGATATCGCTCAAGGCGTGGACGAAGGTGCCGGCCTTGATCTCGATCAGGGCGCTGGTGACCAAGGCTTGATGTTCGGCTTTGCCTGTGACGAGACGGACGTGCTGATGCCGACGCCCATCTATTTTGCCCACCGTCTGACCGAGCGGCAGGCGATGGTGCGCAAAGATGGTCGCCTGCCCTGGCTGCGTCCCGACGCCAAGAGCCAGGTGACGGTACGCTATGAGGATGGTCGCCCAGTCGCCATTGATACCGTGGTGCTCTCCACCCAGCATGGCCCGGATATCAGCCATGCCGATCTCGTCGAAGCCGTGCGTGAGGAAATCATCAAGCCCGTCCTGCCTCCCGAGATGATCCATAAGGATACCAAGTACCTCATCAATCCCACCGGCCGTTTCGTGATCGGCGGACCCGTAGGTGACTGTGGTTTGACCGGGCGCAAAATCATTGTGGACACTTACGGCGGTCAGGGCAGTCACGGCGGCGGCGCGTTCTCCGGCAAGGACCCCTCCAAGGTGGACCGTTCTTCCTCCTACGCCGGACGCTATGTGGCGAAGAATATCGTGGCCGCAGGCCTCGCCAGGCGTTGCGAAGTGCAGGTGGCCTATGCCATCGGCGTCTCGCAGCCGGTGAGCCTGATGGTGGATACTTTTGGTACTGGCGTGATCGATGACGACCGGATTGCCGCCCTGGTGCAGGAGCACTTTGACCTGCGCCCCAAAGGTATCATCCAGATGCTCGACCTGTTGCGGCCCATCTATACCAAAACGGCTGCCTATGGTCACTTCGGTCGCGAAGAGCCTGAATTTACTTGGGAGCGGACCGACAAGGCCGCCGTCTTGCGCGACGCTGCCGGACTACGGTAA
- the metF gene encoding methylenetetrahydrofolate reductase [NAD(P)H], with protein MAHSVEFFPPKNAAGEERLREAITALLPLDPEYASVTFGAGGSTRERTFATVTMIRQDYDLEAVPHLSCIGSTEAGIREILEDYRKQGIRRIVALRGDLPEGMENPGHFQHAADLVAFIRHFGGFEVYVAGYPDIHPRATSARNDVMHLAAKVRAGADAIITQYFFNPDAYLQLRDELQREGVEVPLVVGVMPITNFEQISRFSAMCGADIPQYLRRRMDAYAADPQSQYQLGIELLSRQCQLLLREGAPSLHFYTLNQAEATAAIWRNLGF; from the coding sequence ATGGCGCATTCCGTCGAGTTCTTTCCCCCCAAAAATGCCGCGGGTGAGGAACGTCTGCGGGAGGCGATAACCGCGCTTCTCCCCCTGGATCCCGAGTATGCTTCGGTGACCTTCGGGGCGGGCGGGTCCACCCGTGAACGTACTTTTGCGACAGTGACCATGATCCGTCAGGATTATGATCTGGAGGCGGTGCCGCATCTCTCGTGCATCGGGTCTACGGAAGCGGGGATACGGGAGATTCTCGAAGATTATCGAAAGCAGGGCATACGCCGTATTGTGGCCTTGCGCGGTGATTTGCCGGAAGGTATGGAGAATCCCGGCCACTTTCAGCACGCTGCGGATCTGGTTGCATTTATCCGTCATTTCGGGGGCTTCGAGGTGTATGTGGCGGGCTATCCGGACATCCATCCCCGGGCGACTTCCGCCCGGAATGATGTGATGCACTTGGCAGCCAAGGTGCGAGCCGGGGCGGATGCGATTATCACCCAGTACTTTTTCAATCCCGACGCCTACTTGCAGTTGCGCGACGAGTTGCAACGAGAGGGCGTTGAAGTGCCGTTAGTGGTCGGCGTCATGCCCATCACCAATTTTGAACAGATTTCCCGTTTTTCTGCCATGTGCGGCGCCGATATTCCCCAATACCTGCGGCGGCGGATGGATGCGTACGCCGCCGATCCGCAATCCCAATATCAGTTGGGAATCGAGTTGCTGAGCAGGCAGTGTCAATTACTGCTGCGGGAGGGGGCACCTAGCCTGCATTTTTACACCCTGAATCAGGCCGAGGCGACGGCGGCGATCTGGCGTAATCTCGGTTTTTAG
- a CDS encoding phosphoribulokinase, with protein MSKKHPVIAVTGSSGAGTTTVKHAFHDIFRRLKIDPVVIEGDSFHRYNRNEMREAIAKAAADGKTISHFGPEGNDFESLERLFREYGESGHGQMRYYVHDEAEAELRGSAPGTFTPWQDIPLGTDLLFYEGLHGGVKTGAVDVTNYVDLLVGVVPVVNLEWIQKIHRDNAQRGYSAEAIVDTILRRMPDYIHYITPQFSRAHINFQRVPLVDTSNPFIARDIPTPDESMVVIRFRDPKEENFPALLQMLPGSFMSRSNTLVIPGTKMGYAMELILGPRIERMLEDMHLTI; from the coding sequence ATGTCCAAAAAACATCCCGTCATTGCCGTGACTGGTTCCTCAGGGGCGGGTACCACCACCGTCAAACATGCCTTCCATGACATTTTTCGGCGCCTGAAAATCGACCCGGTTGTCATCGAAGGCGACAGCTTCCATCGTTACAACCGCAACGAGATGCGCGAAGCCATTGCCAAGGCGGCGGCCGATGGTAAAACCATCAGTCATTTCGGCCCGGAAGGCAATGATTTTGAGTCCTTGGAGCGCCTGTTCCGCGAGTATGGCGAGAGCGGCCATGGGCAGATGCGCTACTACGTCCACGACGAAGCGGAGGCAGAACTGCGGGGTAGCGCGCCGGGCACCTTCACTCCCTGGCAGGATATCCCCCTGGGGACCGACCTGTTATTTTACGAAGGATTACATGGTGGTGTAAAGACGGGCGCTGTCGATGTAACCAATTACGTCGACCTGCTGGTGGGTGTGGTGCCGGTGGTCAATTTGGAGTGGATTCAGAAGATTCACCGTGACAATGCCCAGCGCGGCTACTCCGCCGAGGCGATTGTGGATACCATCCTGCGCCGTATGCCTGACTATATCCACTACATCACCCCGCAGTTCTCCCGTGCGCACATCAATTTCCAGCGTGTACCGCTGGTGGATACCTCCAATCCTTTCATCGCCCGCGACATCCCGACCCCGGACGAAAGCATGGTGGTCATCCGCTTCCGGGATCCCAAGGAAGAGAATTTCCCCGCCCTCCTGCAGATGTTGCCGGGTAGTTTTATGTCGCGTTCCAACACCCTGGTGATCCCAGGGACGAAGATGGGCTATGCGATGGAACTCATTCTCGGCCCGCGTATCGAGCGGATGCTGGAGGATATGCATCTCACCATTTAG
- a CDS encoding phosphoribosyltransferase family protein, with protein sequence MTHTDSHSSTYPLNINGVERHLPLFKVQSDLAIAVLNILGDTELTEAAAHALNGRMAGISYDVIVTAEAKSIPLAYALSVHSGRPYIVLRKNYKSYMGEALSTETLSITTGKPQTLYLDAKDRAAISGRRVALVDDVVSTGSTLAAMRALMVQAEAEIAAVAAICTEGDIAQWAEVIALAHLPLFPLSA encoded by the coding sequence ATGACCCACACCGATAGCCATAGCAGCACCTACCCCCTCAACATCAACGGAGTGGAGCGCCACCTCCCCCTCTTCAAGGTGCAGTCGGACCTGGCCATCGCCGTCCTCAACATCCTCGGCGATACGGAACTGACGGAGGCCGCAGCCCATGCGCTGAACGGGCGCATGGCGGGCATCTCCTACGATGTGATCGTCACTGCGGAGGCCAAGAGTATTCCCCTGGCCTACGCCCTGTCGGTGCACAGTGGGCGCCCGTATATCGTCCTGCGCAAGAACTACAAGTCCTACATGGGCGAGGCCTTGTCCACGGAGACTCTGTCCATCACCACCGGCAAGCCCCAGACCCTGTATCTGGATGCCAAGGATCGCGCGGCGATCAGCGGCCGGCGGGTGGCGCTGGTGGATGACGTGGTCAGCACTGGCTCGACCTTGGCGGCCATGCGCGCGCTTATGGTGCAAGCCGAGGCAGAGATCGCCGCCGTCGCGGCCATTTGTACGGAAGGCGATATAGCCCAATGGGCGGAAGTGATTGCCCTGGCGCACCTGCCGCTCTTTCCGCTCTCCGCGTAA
- a CDS encoding phosphatase PAP2 family protein, with the protein MNENNRERPWYRQAAEVIPRHAYLKFVGTTTFISVFFVAYFYLLKDPAYPVTVMPRIWLDHLIGFQPLSLPFYLSLWFYVSLPPALLATRRELVDYAMSMAGTCLVGLIIFYFWPTAVPVAHIDWALYPDVDFLKNMDASGNACPSLHVATAVFSGIWLHYLLRRFGAPLWIVLCNWIWCAGIVYSALALRQHVALDVLAGLVLGGLAAYLSLRKSQSRDVFY; encoded by the coding sequence TTGAATGAAAACAATCGGGAGAGGCCATGGTACCGTCAAGCTGCAGAGGTGATACCCAGGCATGCGTATCTCAAATTTGTCGGAACGACGACGTTTATCAGCGTATTTTTCGTTGCTTACTTCTATTTGCTCAAAGATCCGGCATACCCGGTAACGGTGATGCCGAGAATCTGGCTGGATCACCTGATCGGTTTTCAGCCACTCTCATTACCTTTCTACCTATCGCTGTGGTTTTATGTTTCCCTTCCCCCGGCATTATTGGCCACGCGGCGCGAACTTGTTGACTATGCCATGAGCATGGCGGGAACCTGCCTTGTGGGGTTGATCATCTTCTACTTTTGGCCCACCGCGGTGCCCGTGGCCCATATTGATTGGGCTCTGTATCCAGATGTGGATTTCCTCAAAAACATGGACGCCTCTGGCAATGCCTGCCCTTCGCTACACGTCGCCACAGCGGTTTTTTCAGGTATCTGGCTACATTATTTGCTGCGACGCTTCGGTGCGCCGCTGTGGATAGTCCTCTGCAATTGGATTTGGTGTGCGGGCATCGTATATTCCGCCCTGGCCCTACGCCAGCACGTGGCCCTAGATGTGTTGGCGGGACTGGTGCTTGGGGGGCTGGCTGCTTACCTGTCGTTGCGGAAGTCGCAGAGCAGAGACGTCTTTTATTGA
- a CDS encoding outer membrane beta-barrel protein produces the protein MKWGLRAVLVFIGLVLAVPAWAAGRPVRDETYINLFGGNTFYDASSGLDNGGNAGVVGLRMGRRIDAHVGVEAQVAAAFAHLQGPAHAVGANQYSGAILGNLYALGSPDTPYLSLGLGASSDLFNHQLGRGTSLMGVFGVGYQYLVNDHLGLRLDVRDQLLFNTPTPNASNLNDVQVTGGISYFWGGGKKSSFPVVGPARS, from the coding sequence ATGAAGTGGGGGTTGCGCGCGGTGCTGGTGTTCATCGGGCTTGTCCTCGCCGTTCCGGCGTGGGCGGCCGGGCGGCCCGTGCGTGATGAAACCTACATCAACCTCTTTGGAGGGAATACCTTTTATGATGCCTCAAGCGGTCTGGACAACGGTGGCAATGCCGGGGTCGTCGGCTTGCGCATGGGGCGTCGGATAGATGCGCACGTGGGAGTGGAGGCGCAGGTGGCAGCAGCCTTTGCCCATCTGCAGGGCCCTGCACATGCTGTCGGTGCCAATCAGTACAGTGGTGCGATCCTCGGTAATCTTTACGCGCTTGGCAGCCCTGACACCCCCTATCTCTCCCTGGGTTTGGGGGCATCCAGCGACTTGTTTAACCACCAGCTCGGCCGGGGAACCTCGTTGATGGGCGTCTTCGGTGTAGGCTATCAGTATCTCGTAAATGATCACTTGGGGCTGCGCCTGGATGTGCGGGATCAACTGCTCTTCAATACCCCTACGCCGAATGCTTCCAACCTCAACGATGTCCAGGTGACCGGTGGTATTTCCTATTTTTGGGGTGGCGGCAAGAAGTCCTCCTTTCCGGTAGTTGGTCCGGCGCGCTCTTGA
- a CDS encoding NFACT RNA binding domain-containing protein yields the protein MDTLQLAAAAQCLDRELAQQAIQGISDAPGGIYLHTAKAHIALIVQRAPLGLWQDQAFHKPGALTTWTSPLNQRLAGFRIQRISVPWADRIVRMDCRRVHISKRVDQVSLIAECFGGRGNIALLDETQHIRWAWRWDSLDSKATPRFLPGVVYVPPEDSLPFDQPLPSAAAWLHRVAPRYRPQHTAEQQAMQEVWLQRLDPCASWWRSSAEVDKSVLYPVPLPDWAPMQEIPAQEALRLVLPAAHPQPSAQERALALQRERLQHRIRHMRRDMARWEDPEVYRTQAYALFALPDTMASDTQISAPDHTSAAGTLLTIAVTPGKFLHQQAQWYMQQAQRSQRAQREITSRLQEAEKLLERLAGSESYAPSVDGSATHTSPTSRNPAKKGKPEDATFSQTVIDGFTVLWGKNARENDRLTFRAAKSWDLWFHIQDLGGSHVVLRRENSQTPVPEPVLAATARIALQQSQSRAISGEVDWTEIRHVQRKSGGGPGQVTYRHFQSIRVRRDG from the coding sequence ATGGACACGTTGCAACTCGCCGCCGCCGCCCAGTGTCTGGACCGCGAGCTCGCGCAGCAAGCCATCCAGGGCATCAGCGACGCGCCGGGCGGGATTTATTTACATACCGCCAAGGCGCATATCGCGCTCATCGTGCAGCGTGCCCCTCTGGGGCTCTGGCAGGACCAGGCATTCCATAAGCCAGGCGCCCTGACCACCTGGACCAGCCCACTCAACCAGCGTTTAGCGGGTTTTCGCATTCAGCGCATCAGCGTGCCCTGGGCGGATCGCATCGTGCGCATGGATTGCCGCCGTGTCCATATCAGCAAGCGGGTGGACCAGGTCAGCCTGATTGCCGAATGCTTTGGTGGACGCGGCAATATCGCCCTGCTCGACGAGACGCAGCATATTCGCTGGGCCTGGCGCTGGGATAGCCTCGACAGTAAGGCCACGCCGCGCTTCCTGCCCGGCGTGGTGTATGTACCGCCGGAAGACAGTCTGCCCTTTGACCAGCCCTTACCGAGTGCCGCCGCCTGGCTGCACCGCGTCGCACCCCGTTATCGCCCGCAGCACACGGCCGAGCAGCAGGCCATGCAGGAGGTCTGGTTGCAGCGGTTAGATCCGTGCGCGTCCTGGTGGCGATCTTCGGCGGAGGTCGACAAATCCGTCCTCTACCCCGTGCCCCTGCCCGACTGGGCACCGATGCAGGAGATCCCGGCACAGGAGGCGCTGCGCTTGGTGCTCCCCGCCGCACACCCGCAACCCTCAGCACAGGAACGGGCGCTCGCCTTGCAGCGGGAACGTCTGCAACACCGCATCCGGCACATGCGCCGGGATATGGCGCGCTGGGAGGACCCGGAGGTGTATCGTACCCAGGCCTACGCCCTCTTCGCCCTGCCCGACACGATGGCGTCAGACACGCAGATCAGCGCCCCAGACCACACCAGCGCAGCAGGTACGCTCCTGACTATTGCCGTAACACCAGGCAAATTTCTGCACCAGCAGGCGCAGTGGTATATGCAGCAGGCGCAACGCAGTCAGCGCGCACAGCGGGAAATCACCAGCCGCCTGCAGGAGGCAGAGAAGCTGCTGGAACGCCTTGCGGGTAGCGAGTCATATGCACCATCCGTGGACGGTTCGGCAACCCACACGTCGCCCACGTCCAGAAACCCGGCAAAAAAAGGGAAACCGGAGGATGCCACATTCAGTCAAACCGTCATCGACGGCTTTACGGTCCTCTGGGGTAAAAATGCCCGGGAGAATGACCGCCTGACCTTCCGCGCAGCCAAATCCTGGGACCTGTGGTTTCACATTCAGGATTTAGGCGGCAGCCATGTGGTGTTGCGCCGGGAGAACAGCCAGACCCCGGTGCCCGAGCCGGTGCTCGCCGCCACCGCACGCATCGCCCTGCAGCAAAGCCAGTCCCGCGCCATCAGCGGGGAGGTGGACTGGACGGAAATCCGCCATGTCCAACGTAAATCGGGCGGCGGACCCGGACAAGTGACCTACCGCCACTTTCAGAGCATCCGAGTGCGCCGCGACGGCTGA
- the sat gene encoding sulfate adenylyltransferase — protein MSMPSIHVLTARQRCDLELLLTGAFAPLEGYLDAADWQSVLQDMRLGNGTLWPIPVVLDVSEALGRSLAAGVTLRLERSDGTPLGAVAVSACYRPDKLLEASAVYGTTDPSHPGVAELLARGPYYVAGRVSAWDADTLTRAAAVEFPPEYQTPAMLQRYWSGTHPVVAFQTRNPLHHAHIAVTQAGLERAGAGARLLLHPAIGPTKPGDVEASYRMRVYRAVLGHYPQATALLSPLPLAMRMAGPREALWHALIRRNYGATHFIIGRGHADPGAAAGGLFYPAFAAQELFARHADEMGIAGIFLPEYAYSRTRRRYVPVEEANGEALAGISGTELRRRLASREDIPEWFSPPEVIQILRQAYRGADRRGLVIWFTGLSASGKSTLAGMLARTLEADDERAVTLLDGDVVRRFLSKGLSFSREDRDENIRRIGFVASLVARHGGIAVVAAISPYRQARADARRLVEEAGGLFIEVHVATPLEVCAERDPKGLYAKAMRGEITGFTGVDDPYEAPEQAECVLDAGLQKPPTALAALMGVLRQLGAVTDKPVVNAARKEA, from the coding sequence ATGTCCATGCCATCGATTCATGTGCTGACGGCGCGCCAGCGCTGCGACCTGGAGCTGTTGCTGACCGGCGCTTTTGCCCCATTGGAAGGTTACCTGGATGCAGCGGACTGGCAGTCCGTGCTACAGGATATGCGTCTGGGCAACGGCACGCTTTGGCCCATTCCCGTGGTGCTCGATGTCAGCGAGGCACTCGGCCGGTCCTTGGCGGCAGGGGTTACTTTGCGGCTGGAGCGCAGTGACGGTACCCCCCTCGGTGCCGTTGCCGTCAGCGCCTGCTATCGTCCCGATAAACTGCTGGAGGCCTCGGCGGTTTATGGAACGACCGACCCCAGCCATCCGGGTGTAGCCGAGTTGCTGGCGCGCGGCCCCTACTATGTGGCAGGGCGCGTGTCGGCTTGGGATGCAGACACCCTGACTCGCGCCGCCGCCGTTGAATTTCCGCCCGAATATCAGACCCCGGCCATGCTGCAAAGGTACTGGAGCGGAACGCACCCGGTTGTCGCCTTTCAGACCCGCAACCCTCTCCATCACGCGCACATTGCCGTGACTCAGGCGGGGCTGGAACGGGCGGGTGCGGGCGCGCGTCTGCTGCTGCATCCGGCTATCGGCCCCACCAAGCCCGGTGATGTGGAGGCATCCTACCGCATGCGTGTGTATCGTGCGGTGCTGGGCCATTATCCCCAGGCGACCGCCCTGCTCTCGCCCCTACCCTTGGCCATGCGTATGGCCGGCCCGCGGGAGGCGCTCTGGCACGCGCTGATTCGCCGCAATTATGGCGCCACCCATTTCATCATCGGTCGTGGCCATGCCGACCCTGGCGCGGCGGCGGGCGGTCTGTTCTACCCGGCTTTTGCGGCACAGGAGCTTTTTGCCCGGCACGCCGATGAGATGGGTATTGCCGGCATTTTTCTGCCCGAGTATGCGTATTCCCGCACCCGGCGCCGTTATGTGCCGGTGGAAGAGGCCAACGGCGAGGCCCTGGCGGGCATTTCCGGTACGGAATTGCGGCGGCGACTGGCCAGCCGGGAGGATATCCCCGAGTGGTTCTCCCCGCCGGAGGTCATTCAGATATTGCGTCAGGCCTACCGCGGTGCGGACCGGCGCGGACTGGTCATCTGGTTTACCGGACTGTCTGCCAGCGGCAAAAGCACTCTGGCGGGGATGCTGGCCCGCACTCTGGAAGCGGATGATGAGCGCGCCGTAACCTTGCTGGATGGCGATGTGGTGCGGCGTTTTCTGTCCAAAGGTTTGAGTTTCAGCCGCGAAGACCGCGACGAGAATATCCGCCGCATCGGCTTCGTCGCCAGTTTGGTGGCACGCCATGGCGGCATTGCGGTGGTCGCTGCCATTTCGCCCTATCGTCAGGCCCGTGCTGATGCGCGTCGTCTGGTGGAAGAAGCGGGTGGCCTATTTATCGAAGTCCATGTGGCCACCCCGCTGGAAGTCTGTGCCGAGCGCGATCCCAAAGGTCTCTATGCCAAGGCCATGCGCGGCGAAATCACCGGCTTTACGGGTGTGGACGACCCCTACGAAGCGCCGGAGCAGGCGGAGTGTGTACTGGACGCCGGCCTGCAAAAGCCGCCGACAGCGTTGGCGGCACTGATGGGCGTGCTGCGCCAACTGGGCGCGGTGACGGATAAGCCGGTCGTGAACGCGGCGCGCAAAGAGGCGTGA
- the ahcY gene encoding adenosylhomocysteinase codes for MNAVLKNSADHKVADISLAAWGRKEIRIAETEMPALMTIRRKYQAQQPLKGAHIAGCIHMTIQTAVLIETLVALGAEVRWSSCNIFSTQDQAAAAIAAAGIPVFAWKGETEDEYWWCVEQTITGPDGWRPNMLLDDGGDLTGLLHQKHPELLTGVHGVSEETTTGVHRLWEMAREGSLKIPAINVNDSVTKSKNDNKYGCRHSLSDAIKRATDHLLSGKRALVLGYGDVGKGSAASLRQEGMIVRVTEVDPICAMQACMDGYEVVSPYKNGINDGTDACIDRGLLGQIDLLVTATGNFNVCDAGMLKTIKKGAVVCNIGHFDNEIDTAFMRKTWAWDEVKAQVHKVYRDTAAGKAFDPDSDDYLILLSEGRLVNLGNATGHPSRIMDGSFANQVLAQIHLYGERFADLPAAEKAGHISVTVLPKALDEEVARYMVEGFAGVLTRLTDAQSRYLGVSVDGPFKADAYRY; via the coding sequence ATGAATGCTGTGCTCAAAAATTCTGCTGATCACAAAGTCGCCGATATTTCCCTCGCTGCCTGGGGACGTAAAGAAATCCGCATTGCCGAAACGGAAATGCCGGCACTGATGACCATTCGCCGCAAATACCAGGCGCAACAGCCCCTCAAGGGTGCGCATATCGCTGGCTGCATCCACATGACCATCCAGACTGCGGTGCTCATTGAAACGCTGGTGGCGCTCGGCGCGGAAGTGCGCTGGTCCTCCTGCAACATTTTCTCCACCCAGGATCAGGCGGCGGCGGCCATCGCGGCGGCGGGCATCCCGGTTTTTGCCTGGAAAGGTGAGACGGAAGATGAATATTGGTGGTGTGTCGAGCAGACCATCACCGGCCCGGATGGCTGGCGCCCGAACATGCTGCTCGATGACGGTGGTGACCTCACTGGCCTGTTGCACCAGAAACATCCGGAATTGCTGACTGGCGTCCACGGCGTCTCCGAGGAAACCACTACCGGTGTGCATCGCCTCTGGGAAATGGCCCGGGAAGGGAGCCTGAAAATCCCCGCCATCAACGTCAACGACTCTGTGACCAAGAGCAAGAACGACAACAAGTATGGTTGCCGCCATTCTCTGAGTGATGCCATCAAGCGGGCCACCGATCATCTGCTCTCCGGTAAGCGCGCGTTGGTGCTGGGTTATGGCGATGTGGGCAAGGGTTCGGCGGCGTCCCTGCGTCAGGAAGGGATGATCGTCCGCGTCACCGAGGTGGATCCCATCTGCGCCATGCAGGCCTGCATGGATGGTTACGAAGTCGTATCGCCCTATAAGAACGGCATCAACGATGGCACGGATGCCTGCATCGATCGCGGCCTGCTCGGCCAGATAGATTTGCTGGTGACCGCGACCGGCAACTTCAACGTCTGTGATGCCGGTATGCTCAAGACCATCAAGAAGGGTGCCGTGGTCTGTAACATCGGCCATTTCGATAACGAAATCGATACCGCTTTCATGCGTAAAACCTGGGCCTGGGACGAAGTGAAGGCGCAAGTGCACAAGGTCTACCGTGATACCGCCGCCGGTAAGGCCTTTGATCCCGATAGCGATGATTACCTGATCCTGCTTTCGGAGGGGCGTCTGGTGAACCTGGGCAATGCGACGGGTCACCCCAGCCGAATCATGGATGGTTCTTTCGCCAACCAGGTGCTGGCGCAGATTCATCTGTACGGCGAGCGTTTTGCCGATCTGCCTGCTGCGGAGAAGGCCGGTCATATCTCCGTTACCGTTCTGCCCAAGGCGCTGGATGAAGAGGTGGCCCGCTATATGGTGGAAGGTTTTGCGGGGGTATTGACCCGTCTGACCGACGCGCAGTCCAGGTACCTCGGCGTGTCTGTGGATGGCCCCTTCAAAGCGGATGCGTACCGCTACTGA